Proteins encoded in a region of the Suncus etruscus isolate mSunEtr1 chromosome 1, mSunEtr1.pri.cur, whole genome shotgun sequence genome:
- the SUMO2 gene encoding small ubiquitin-related modifier 2 yields MADEKPKEGVKTENNDHINLKVAGQDGSVVQFKIKRHTPLSKLMKAYCERQGLSMRQIRFRFDGQPINETDTPAQLEMEDEDTIDVFQQQTGGVY; encoded by the exons ATGGCCGACGAGAAGCCCAAG GAAGGTGTCAAGACCGAGAACAACGATCACATTAATTTGAAGGTGGCGGGTCAGGATGGTTCTGTGGTGCAGTTTAAGATTAAGAGGCATACTCCACTTAGTAAACTCATGAAAGCCTATTGTGAACGACAG GGTTTGTCGATGAGGCAGATCAGATTCCGATTTGACGGGCAGCCAATCAATGAGACAGACACACCTGCACAG tTGGAAATGGAGGACGAAGATACAATTGATGTGTTCCAGCAGCAGACAGGAGGTGTCTACTAA